One genomic segment of Clavelina lepadiformis chromosome 3, kaClaLepa1.1, whole genome shotgun sequence includes these proteins:
- the LOC143449141 gene encoding NEDD8-conjugating enzyme Ubc12-like, which yields MIKLFSLKQQKKEELASGTSSAGKRKATAAQLRLTKDLNELQLPKTCITEFPDPNDLLNFKLIITPDEGYYRGGKFTFSFKVGLGYPHEAPKVKCETMVYHPNIDLEGNVCLNILREDWKPVLTINSVIYGIQYLFLEPNPEDPLNKEAAEILSTNKRQFEQNVNRSMKGGYVGSVYFERCLK from the exons atgattaaattattttctttaaaacagcaaaagaAGGAAGAACTTGCATCTGGTACAAGTTCTGCTGGAAAGAGGAAAGCAACTGCTGCACAGCTGCGTTTAACTAAag atttaaatgaattgcaaCTTCCTAAAACCTGTATCACTGAGTTCCCTGATCCCAATgatcttttaaattttaaactaatcATAACTCCTGATGAAGGTTACTATAGAGGTGGAAAGTTCACTTTTTCATTTAAG GTTGGCCTTGGGTATCCTCATGAAGCACCAAAAGTAAAATGTGAAACAATGGTATACCATCCAAACATTGACCTTGAGGGGAATGTGTGCCTTAATATATTGCGAGAAGATTGGAAACCTGTTCTTACAATTAACTCAGTTATCTATGGAATCCAGTATTTGTTTCTG gaGCCAAATCCAGAAGATCCATTAAACAAAGAAGCTGCTGAAATTCTTAGCACTAACAAAAGacaatttgaacaaaatgttAATCGTTCGATGAAAGGTGGTTATGTTGGCAGTGTTTACTTTGAACGGTGTCTCAAGTAA
- the LOC143449129 gene encoding uncharacterized protein LOC143449129: protein MSARAKSRTSAAVENATLSVNEKILRECHELYTEEEVGLIEIAKDIGIPLLAPRKKITVMLIGNHSAGKSTFINWYVEEHVQKTGVAIETQGFTIVTSGKKRESLTGNATFHLYPHLQPLQDMQGVMDYISTEITTSKQKKFSLVTFIDTPGLVDGDMKYPFDVNKSITWIGENIADLIFVFFDPIGQALCKRTLNIVEHLSEDHAEKMKFYLSKADEAGHESDRQRVMMQIVQELCKRPNLNRTGFDMPTIFVPTLGKQSRCVNQIESVCKEVEKTINATIQNTLNTLEKDCLEIADKIDRLIEQDNGACSHNLRAKGKGFGLFMLGSFLPIVVLANFLAVSLSKEALESTFGVTGAATLKTYTSPVSAVWSAVPEQYFWHSCGVFALITLMLLFVAVFVSRSLPTMSRKRKRNLLHGRDFVLSEVKVRKEALYKEYLKQSVAAYDM, encoded by the exons ATGTCTGCAAGAGCAAAAAGTAGAACCTCAGCTGCAGTAGAAAATGCAACACTATCAGTGAATGAAAAAATTCTTCGTGAATGTCATGAATTGTACACTGAGGAAGAAGTTG gtttgattgaaattgcaaaagacATTGGCATTCCACTATTAGCCCCAAGAAAAAAGATTACTGTGATGCTCATTGGTAATCACTCAGCTGGAAAAAGCACGTTTATTAACTG GTATGTTGAGGAGCATGTGCAAAAAACTGGTGTCGCCATAGAAACCCAAGGTTTCACCATAGTAACAAGTGGAAAGAAAAGGGAATCCTTAACT GGAAACGCGACTTTTCATCTTTATCCTCATTTACAACCTCTGCAAGATATGCAAG GAGTTATGGATTACATTTCAACCGAAATAACAACATCAAAgcagaaaaagttttcattggTTACATTCATTGATACACCGGGATTGGTGGATGGAGACATGAAATACCCATTTGATGTTAACAAATCAATTACGTGGATTGGAGAGAACATAGCCGACCTAATATTTGTCTTCTTTGATCCCATAGG GCAAGCTCTTTGCAAGCGCACGCTCAACATTGTCGAACATTTAAGCGAAGATCATGcggaaaaaatgaaattttatctCAGTAAAGCAGATGAGGCCGGACATGAGAGCGATAGACAG AGAGTTATGATGCAAATTGTTCAGGAATTGTGCAAAAGGCCTAATTTAAATAGAACTGGTTTTGACATGCCTACTATCTTTGTACCTACACTGGGTAAACAAAGTCGATGTGTGAATCAAATTGAATCT GTATGTAAAGAAGTTGAAAAAACGATCAACGCTACCATCCAAAATACACTAAACACTTTGGAGAAAGATTGTTTGGAGATTGCTGACAAGATTGATCGGCTGATTGAACAGGACAA TGGCGCTTGTTCCCACAACCTCCGTGCTAAAGGAAAAGGCTTTGGCCTCTTCATGCTTGGCAGTTTCCTTCCAATTGTTGTGCTTGCTAATTTTTTGGCGGTTAGTCTCTCTAAAGAAGCACTTGAGTCCACTTTTGGTGTGACTGGAGCTGCCACACTGAAAACTTACACT TCTCCTGTATCAGCTGTGTGGTCCGCAGTGCCCGAGCAATATTTCTGGCATTCCTGCGGCGTCTTTGCTTTAATCACGCTTATGTTGCTTTTTGTGGCGGTTTTTGTGTCTCGCTCGCTGCCCACCATGTCTCGAAAGAGGAAGAGGAATTTATTACATGGAAGAGACTTTGTGTTATCTGAAGTGAAGGTCCGAAAG GAGGCGCTATACAAAGAGTATCTTAAACAAAGTGTTGCAGCCTATGACATGTAA